The following proteins are encoded in a genomic region of Nonomuraea muscovyensis:
- a CDS encoding tyrosine-type recombinase/integrase, with translation MVLEEKWPVLGRHARAAEWLRIWVDLGRAPRTIDAYARGLAEYLQVCEREGVDPVTASRAHIGVFVRALTERRSRRGANVVALDSGSGLSNATIQQRIVPVRLFYDHLMEEGLRDSNPVGRGRYTPGRRWGGSLGGHQRGLVPRLTKLPWIPTEQQWRNVLAVAAEEPIRNRVMLTLAYDAALRREELCLLRTDDLDPAHRTLRIRAETTKNRLERVVPYSAATGVLLSRYLAHRMRISRARGPLFLSESRRNHAQPLSLWTWSKVVRRIALAAEAPQFSTHTTRHLCLTDLARMGWELHAIATFAGHRHTDSTLQYIHLSGRDLADKLSRGMEHIHAWRIAMLTGLDTPAAIATTTGTSR, from the coding sequence GTGGTGCTGGAGGAGAAGTGGCCGGTGCTGGGCCGGCATGCGCGGGCGGCCGAGTGGCTGCGGATCTGGGTGGACCTGGGAAGGGCGCCGCGGACGATCGATGCCTACGCGCGCGGATTGGCCGAGTACCTGCAGGTGTGCGAGCGCGAGGGCGTCGACCCGGTGACGGCCAGCCGGGCGCACATCGGCGTGTTCGTGCGGGCGTTGACCGAGCGTCGCAGCCGTCGGGGCGCGAACGTCGTCGCGCTCGATTCGGGCTCCGGCTTGTCGAACGCCACCATCCAGCAGCGGATCGTGCCGGTCAGGCTGTTCTACGACCACCTCATGGAGGAGGGCCTGCGGGATTCCAACCCGGTCGGCCGGGGACGGTACACGCCGGGCCGGCGCTGGGGCGGGTCTCTGGGCGGGCATCAGCGTGGTCTGGTGCCCCGGTTGACGAAGCTGCCGTGGATCCCCACCGAGCAGCAGTGGAGGAACGTCCTGGCGGTCGCGGCCGAGGAACCCATCCGCAACCGAGTCATGCTCACCCTGGCCTACGACGCCGCGTTGCGGCGCGAAGAGCTGTGCTTGCTGCGCACCGACGACCTCGACCCTGCGCACCGCACCCTGCGGATCAGGGCGGAGACCACGAAGAACCGGCTGGAGCGTGTGGTGCCGTACTCGGCGGCGACCGGTGTGCTGTTGTCGAGGTATCTGGCGCACCGGATGAGGATCAGCAGGGCGCGCGGGCCGTTGTTCCTGTCGGAATCGCGGCGCAATCACGCTCAGCCGTTGAGTTTGTGGACCTGGTCGAAGGTCGTACGCCGCATCGCGCTGGCCGCCGAGGCTCCGCAGTTCTCCACTCACACGACCCGGCATCTGTGCCTGACGGACCTGGCCCGGATGGGCTGGGAGTTGCACGCGATCGCGACGTTCGCCGGGCATCGCCATACCGACTCCACGCTGCAGTACATCCACCTGTCCGGCCGGGACTTGGCCGACAAGCTCAGCCGCGGCATGGAGCACATCCATGCGTGGCGCATCGCGATGCTCACCGGCCTCGACACCCCTGCGGCGATCGCGACGACGACGGGAACGTCGCGATGA
- a CDS encoding tyrosine-type recombinase/integrase has product MTAALPGAAEAPAPRWCSPLAGHRFDTTVEVRADEIQGIAELGVRNLRRLQYYDRSAPGWIMIGRLLRPLEVVNAGLDGPVTQHRRRAMRDVVALLLLRCAEEGRTFWGWTEEGWVHLLGRDQAEFHRHAPAWAGDEVRPYLAAHAYLLGSFTGFDRLGSFQRLTLARQIFGRDRLSNELAQARAVLDEWGYRLGRDDDTLLPMVACRLFLLNRSPHVDQLSTELFDRVRRDRLLPGSQMNTLHALQRAVSALGFCDPPRQGTGRHSARAIGGAPEWERWVDRWHATSTLTPRTRSGVRSNLLKVGRWLQAERPDAADPADWTRQTCAAWVAALDRMKVGDYVQRTVGLKDRVGKPLAASSKEGQLAALRRFFTDCQEWEWLPRGFDPQRVLATPRSITALLGPNPRVIADEIWAKLLWAGLNLHQGDLPQTKSGHFYPIELVRAITVTWLFSGLRSDEIARLRLGCIRWQHQDAPIPGDSDQVLARDAVCLLDVPPHKTGTAFTKPVDPILGQAIDAWQTVRPDQPVFVDRRTGEQVNLLFAFRARRISSSYINNTVIPMLCRKAGVPAADVRGNITSHRARSTIASQLYNAKEPMTLFELQAWLGHRSPQSTQYYAKITPTTLTRAYTDAGYFERNVRTIEVLVDRDAVESGAAAAGEPWQYYDLGHGFCNYTFFEQCPHWMACAKCDFYTPKDSSKALLLEAKDNLQRMLAAVPLTDDERAAVDDGKAALDRLLGQLADIPTPAGPTPRQISTPAQATLLPVIEINRRPT; this is encoded by the coding sequence ATGACCGCCGCGCTGCCCGGGGCCGCCGAGGCTCCCGCGCCCCGCTGGTGCTCACCCCTTGCTGGTCACCGCTTCGACACGACGGTTGAGGTTCGCGCCGACGAGATACAGGGCATCGCCGAACTCGGTGTTCGTAACCTGCGGCGGCTGCAATATTACGACCGGTCCGCGCCCGGCTGGATCATGATCGGACGGCTGCTGCGTCCGCTGGAGGTCGTCAACGCCGGCCTGGACGGCCCGGTCACGCAGCATCGGCGACGCGCCATGCGGGATGTCGTCGCGCTCCTGCTGCTGCGCTGCGCCGAGGAGGGCCGGACCTTCTGGGGTTGGACCGAGGAAGGATGGGTCCACCTGCTCGGCCGTGACCAGGCCGAGTTTCATCGCCACGCGCCCGCTTGGGCCGGTGACGAGGTCCGCCCCTACCTGGCGGCGCACGCCTATCTGCTGGGCTCGTTCACCGGCTTCGACCGCCTCGGCAGCTTCCAACGCCTCACCCTGGCTCGGCAGATCTTCGGACGCGACCGTCTGAGTAACGAGCTCGCTCAGGCTCGAGCCGTCCTGGACGAGTGGGGTTACCGGCTCGGCCGCGACGACGACACGTTGCTGCCGATGGTGGCCTGCCGGCTGTTCCTGCTCAACCGCAGCCCTCATGTCGACCAGCTGAGCACCGAGTTGTTCGATCGGGTGCGGCGCGACCGTCTGCTGCCAGGCTCGCAGATGAACACCTTGCACGCCCTGCAGCGGGCGGTGAGCGCGCTGGGGTTCTGCGATCCGCCCCGGCAGGGCACCGGCCGTCACTCGGCCCGGGCCATCGGCGGCGCACCAGAGTGGGAGCGGTGGGTCGACCGCTGGCATGCCACCTCGACGTTGACGCCCCGCACCCGCAGCGGCGTCCGCTCCAACCTGCTCAAAGTCGGCCGCTGGCTCCAGGCCGAGCGCCCCGACGCCGCCGACCCGGCCGACTGGACCCGGCAGACCTGCGCGGCCTGGGTCGCCGCGCTCGACCGGATGAAGGTCGGTGACTACGTCCAGCGCACCGTCGGCCTGAAGGACCGTGTCGGCAAGCCGCTGGCAGCCAGCAGCAAGGAGGGGCAGCTCGCCGCGCTGCGCAGGTTCTTCACCGACTGCCAGGAATGGGAGTGGCTGCCCCGCGGTTTCGACCCGCAACGCGTGCTGGCGACCCCGCGCAGCATCACCGCGCTGCTCGGCCCGAACCCCCGTGTGATCGCTGACGAGATCTGGGCCAAGCTGTTGTGGGCGGGCCTGAACCTCCACCAGGGCGACCTGCCGCAGACTAAATCAGGGCACTTCTATCCGATCGAGCTCGTCCGCGCGATCACCGTGACGTGGCTGTTCAGCGGGCTGCGCAGTGACGAGATCGCCCGGCTGCGCCTCGGGTGCATCCGCTGGCAGCACCAGGACGCCCCGATTCCTGGCGACTCCGACCAGGTTCTGGCCCGCGACGCGGTCTGCCTCCTGGACGTTCCTCCGCACAAGACCGGAACCGCATTCACCAAGCCCGTCGATCCCATCCTCGGCCAGGCCATCGATGCCTGGCAAACCGTCCGCCCCGACCAGCCAGTCTTCGTCGACCGCCGCACCGGCGAGCAGGTGAACCTGCTGTTCGCCTTCCGTGCCCGCCGCATCTCCTCCTCCTACATCAACAACACCGTCATCCCCATGCTCTGCCGCAAGGCCGGCGTCCCGGCTGCCGACGTCCGCGGGAACATCACCAGCCACCGGGCCCGCTCCACCATCGCCAGCCAGCTCTACAACGCCAAGGAGCCGATGACGCTGTTCGAGCTGCAAGCCTGGCTCGGGCACCGCTCCCCGCAGTCCACCCAGTACTACGCCAAGATCACCCCAACGACGCTGACGCGGGCCTACACCGACGCCGGATACTTCGAACGCAACGTCCGCACCATCGAGGTGCTGGTCGACCGGGACGCCGTCGAGAGCGGGGCCGCGGCCGCCGGTGAGCCGTGGCAGTACTACGACCTGGGCCACGGGTTCTGCAACTACACCTTCTTCGAGCAGTGTCCACACTGGATGGCCTGCGCCAAGTGTGACTTCTACACCCCGAAGGACTCCTCCAAGGCTCTGCTGCTGGAGGCTAAGGACAACCTGCAGCGCATGCTCGCCGCCGTCCCGCTCACCGACGACGAACGCGCCGCGGTCGACGACGGCAAGGCTGCCTTGGACCGGCTGCTCGGCCAGCTCGCCGACATCCCCACCCCCGCCGGACCCACGCCCCGGCAGATCAGCACTCCGGCCCAGGCGACCCTGCTGCCGGTCATCGAGATCAACCGGAGGCCGACCTAG
- a CDS encoding ISL3 family transposase, with amino-acid sequence MLIKELVAVLFPHLAGVRVDEVFRSGATVRIRARTDTVEAACPACDTLSQRVHSRYERRLSDTAVAGQEVLIHLRVHRFFCRNSTCAKATFAEQIPGLTVRYGRRSVRAARALQAIALALGGRAGARLAGQLAASVSRMTLIRLIRALPDPALQVGPRVLGVDDFALRRGHSYGTILIDISTSTVVDVLADRTADTLAAWLRVHPGVEIVCRDRAGAYADGIARGAPHATQVADRWHIWRNLGEAVERTVTRHRHHLQALIATPSTRAGTSPLAASAASPCLPAGRQDRIAMRTRERHAAVHALLEQGQGLREIGRLLSLGRNTVRRFARAAHPEDLLVHDGTGRRPKNLEAYDSYLRTRWAEGCTNAELLYRELQARGYRGSGTTVRQYVRPWRAATPPAAMPLRPVTVRQTTGWFLRNPANLDLDEHRQLQTLTTACPQLAALRLRVREFAEMMMHRHGRNLETWMNTVLGDDLPELHSFVTGLRRDQDAVTAGLTLPYSSGPVEGHVNRTIMWNLICQAGPCGLAVAIGWPVP; translated from the coding sequence GTGTTGATCAAGGAACTGGTCGCCGTCTTGTTCCCGCACTTGGCCGGCGTGCGCGTCGACGAGGTGTTCCGGTCGGGCGCCACGGTGCGGATCCGGGCCAGGACTGACACCGTGGAGGCTGCCTGCCCGGCCTGTGACACGCTGTCGCAGCGAGTACACAGCCGCTATGAACGACGGCTGTCCGATACTGCGGTCGCGGGCCAGGAGGTGCTCATCCACCTGCGGGTTCACCGGTTCTTCTGCCGCAATTCCACGTGTGCGAAGGCGACGTTCGCCGAGCAGATCCCGGGACTGACCGTCCGATACGGCCGCCGCAGCGTTCGGGCGGCAAGGGCGTTGCAGGCCATCGCGCTGGCGCTGGGCGGTCGGGCCGGGGCTCGGCTGGCGGGTCAACTGGCGGCCTCGGTGAGCCGGATGACGCTGATCAGGCTGATTCGTGCCTTGCCCGACCCGGCACTCCAAGTCGGTCCCCGGGTGCTCGGCGTAGACGACTTCGCCCTGAGGCGGGGCCACTCCTACGGAACCATCCTGATCGATATCTCCACCAGCACCGTGGTGGACGTGCTGGCCGACCGGACAGCCGATACCCTGGCGGCCTGGCTGCGCGTGCATCCCGGAGTCGAGATCGTCTGCCGCGACCGAGCCGGCGCCTATGCCGACGGCATCGCCCGAGGCGCACCACACGCGACCCAGGTCGCCGACAGGTGGCACATCTGGCGGAACCTCGGCGAGGCCGTCGAACGCACCGTCACCCGCCACCGCCACCACCTCCAAGCCCTGATCGCCACGCCCAGCACGCGCGCTGGCACCTCGCCACTCGCGGCGTCGGCCGCCTCGCCCTGCTTACCCGCCGGCCGTCAGGACCGCATCGCCATGCGAACTCGCGAGCGGCATGCCGCCGTCCACGCCCTGCTGGAGCAAGGCCAAGGGCTGCGGGAGATCGGCCGCCTGCTGTCCCTGGGCCGCAACACCGTGCGGCGCTTCGCCCGCGCCGCCCATCCCGAAGACCTGCTCGTTCACGACGGAACGGGCCGGCGGCCCAAAAACCTGGAAGCCTACGACTCCTACCTGCGCACGCGCTGGGCCGAGGGATGCACCAACGCCGAACTCCTCTACCGGGAACTGCAGGCTCGGGGCTATCGCGGCAGCGGCACCACCGTCCGCCAGTACGTCCGCCCCTGGCGAGCGGCAACGCCTCCCGCAGCGATGCCATTGCGGCCGGTCACGGTCCGGCAAACCACCGGCTGGTTCCTGCGCAACCCTGCCAATCTCGATCTCGACGAACACCGCCAGCTTCAGACGCTCACTACCGCCTGCCCTCAGCTGGCGGCGCTTCGGCTGCGCGTGCGCGAGTTCGCCGAGATGATGATGCACCGCCACGGCCGGAACTTGGAGACCTGGATGAACACGGTCCTGGGCGACGACCTGCCCGAGCTGCACTCCTTCGTCACCGGACTACGTAGGGACCAAGACGCCGTCACCGCCGGGCTCACCCTGCCCTACAGCTCCGGGCCCGTCGAAGGCCACGTCAACCGCACCATTATGTGGAATCTGATCTGTCAAGCGGGGCCATGCGGCTTGGCGGTAGCTATCGGCTGGCCGGTCCCGTGA
- a CDS encoding nuclear transport factor 2 family protein, with amino-acid sequence MDGDERAVQAAIDGELRLLDPEVRASPALVRELLDPEFTEIGASGRWWDVESILTMMSAETVASESPVKVSEMSGVVLAPGIVHLTYFADRQGRRAWRSSLWRLTETGWRVYFHQGTLTD; translated from the coding sequence ATGGACGGGGATGAGCGGGCAGTACAAGCGGCTATAGATGGCGAATTGCGGCTTCTGGATCCGGAGGTGCGTGCTTCTCCAGCCCTTGTTCGGGAGCTTCTGGATCCGGAGTTCACCGAGATCGGAGCCTCTGGACGCTGGTGGGACGTGGAGTCGATTCTCACGATGATGAGTGCGGAAACCGTGGCTTCGGAGTCGCCGGTCAAGGTCAGCGAGATGTCCGGGGTCGTGCTGGCGCCGGGGATTGTTCACCTGACCTACTTCGCCGACCGTCAGGGGCGCCGGGCATGGCGGAGCTCCTTGTGGCGACTGACGGAGACGGGCTGGCGTGTGTACTTCCATCAGGGCACGTTGACTGATTGA
- a CDS encoding cytochrome P450, which produces MGEETPWQQALRYANRANPYPFYAELRKTPVARQPDGTYVVSTYREIVALLHDPRVSSDVRKISAPAPAHAPAAGAAEPGAEPISDAVINLEPNIITCDPPEHDRDRHMMTRHFFGPPHSPRLISDLEPDIRHIVTDLLDRMRGKTRIDVVDEFAYPLPVTLICKILGVPLEDEQRFHSWIEAALDALDFGPEAASEETRRRREGGRGSVQELERFMAGLIGQYADQPGPGMLSAMVHDDGPEGRMSEGVLTSNAVLLLFAGHETTVNLIAHSVLTLLRHPEALEKLRRRPDLIVPGVEELLRFESSVQFWHTRSATEDIEIAGTTIPKGAPIFLAYGSANRDPERFANPDQLDLERPDNQHLGFSQGIHFCFGAPLARLEVQVAVGEFVRRVENPRLVVDPPPYRHNQIFRGPRHVLVDIDGIHD; this is translated from the coding sequence ATGGGCGAGGAAACACCCTGGCAGCAGGCGCTCCGCTACGCCAACCGTGCCAATCCGTACCCCTTCTACGCCGAGCTCCGCAAGACCCCGGTGGCGCGGCAGCCGGACGGCACCTATGTCGTCAGCACCTACCGAGAGATCGTCGCGCTGCTCCACGACCCCCGGGTCAGCTCGGATGTCAGGAAGATCTCCGCGCCCGCCCCCGCCCATGCCCCAGCCGCGGGCGCGGCGGAACCGGGGGCCGAGCCGATCTCGGATGCCGTCATCAATCTGGAGCCGAACATCATCACCTGCGACCCGCCCGAACACGATCGGGATCGCCACATGATGACGCGACACTTCTTCGGCCCGCCCCACTCCCCTCGCCTGATCTCTGACCTGGAACCCGATATCCGCCACATCGTCACCGACCTCCTGGACAGGATGCGGGGCAAGACCCGGATCGACGTCGTGGACGAGTTCGCCTATCCCCTGCCGGTGACCCTGATCTGCAAGATCCTCGGCGTACCGCTGGAAGACGAACAGCGCTTCCACTCCTGGATCGAGGCGGCCCTGGACGCTTTGGATTTCGGCCCGGAGGCGGCCTCCGAGGAGACCCGGCGCCGGCGGGAGGGCGGGCGCGGGAGCGTGCAGGAGCTCGAGCGATTCATGGCCGGGCTGATCGGCCAGTACGCCGACCAGCCCGGCCCGGGCATGCTCTCGGCGATGGTGCACGACGACGGCCCGGAAGGGCGCATGTCCGAGGGCGTGCTCACCAGCAATGCCGTGCTCCTGCTCTTCGCCGGGCATGAGACCACGGTCAATCTGATCGCCCACAGCGTGCTCACCCTGCTGAGGCACCCCGAGGCGCTCGAGAAGCTACGCCGCCGGCCCGACCTGATCGTGCCCGGGGTTGAGGAGTTGCTGCGCTTCGAGTCGTCGGTCCAGTTCTGGCACACCCGCTCCGCCACCGAGGACATCGAGATCGCGGGCACCACCATCCCGAAGGGCGCGCCGATCTTCCTGGCGTACGGCTCGGCGAACCGCGACCCGGAGCGGTTCGCCAACCCTGACCAACTCGATCTCGAACGCCCCGACAACCAGCACCTTGGCTTCAGCCAGGGCATCCACTTCTGCTTCGGCGCTCCACTCGCCCGGCTCGAGGTCCAGGTCGCCGTCGGGGAGTTCGTCCGCCGCGTGGAGAATCCACGGCTCGTCGTCGACCCGCCGCCGTACCGCCACAACCAGATCTTCCGCGGACCGCGCCACGTCCTGGTCGACATCGACGGGATCCACGACTGA